A window of Daucus carota subsp. sativus chromosome 2, DH1 v3.0, whole genome shotgun sequence genomic DNA:
AACTTTCGAGAAGCTAGTCCAAGTGTTTTATCATTGTACTCGATAAAAACTTTTAGTTGCCCTACCGAGTGAAAAGCTTTCGGTCAACTAACTGTATCATTTAAAACTTGCAGTTAAATCATTCCGTTAGTCTCCGTTACTATTTAAAACTTGCAGTTAGGTCATTCCGTTAGTTTCCGTTAAAAACTTAATGTGTTAATGCACCGTTTCATCAttgtttttatcaaaattttagttgCCCTGCCGAATAAAGGATAACTTTACAGGCAATCTCCTCCTCCACTTCGTCATGCTCCTGATTTTTTCTCCCACCTTTACTATGGTGTCAGTGCTTCAGGCAATGTAACTGATGATGTATATATGTCACTCTTGGGCATTTATTTGTATTTCGACTTGGGCACGTATCTGTAGGTGAGTTGACTGGATAgtaaaaagtattatttttaattgattttttttgtgaattaaattttgattacatatttttattcataaaaaaaattcaaaaatgatatttttaactacccgatcAAAACAATTAAAAGTGTGACAAAAAGTCTATTGATTTTAACGATGAAATTATAACATTTATTTATCTATATAACATACAACTATCAACTTTTTTGGAAATACATGACTATCAGTtgttaaaatcaaaatctacagTTATAAAAACCAAAACCCGATTTAACGTATTGACTATCAGTCACTGAAATTGAAACCGTTTCTTTGTTTTTGAGAATGAAACCGTTTCTTTGTTTTTGAGAATGAAACCGTTTCTTTgttagtatttaatttttttggaaatgaaatcataaaataatacaaatatttcaaaacatcTAAAAAAACTTTATTTCGGTTTTCCTGAACGTAACTTTGCATACCTCAAATACGTTACCCAATATACCTGTACTTTTTGACTAGCTTAagataaaaaagaataaaatattactgTAACGTCCACTTTTTAATCTCTATCCTGAATCAGATACTTTGCCTCTTTTGACCCGGGCCAAAACCGCAGTTATTCCCTCCCAAAACGTCGTCGTATAACTTCTCTCCATGCTCCCACCTCTCCACCTAGGAAATAAAATCCTCGGAAACAAACCAGTGGAACTAAGCGAGCGCCATTTTACTAATATAAAACTACTCGCAACACaaacaatctctctctctcgctctctctccctGTCTCTCTCTTTCTCACAAACCCTAGAGCATGGCTTCTATGCTCATTCCCACACCGCCTTCGTGTTCTACGTCGTCCTCGTCTTCTCTGTTCTCTCTCCGCCGCAGCGGCGCCTTCTTACCCAGCGACTTTCGCGCTCGATTCGCCGTTGTATGTATCAAGATTTTATCTTTTTCATGTTTTGTCATCTTTTTATGTGCTTATGAATTGTTTGTTGTATTAATGTGAGTAAAAATGAGAACTTTAATTTagcaagaaaataaataaatttgagaacTTTATTATTAGGGCTCAAATTGTGTGATGGAATTAGATAAATTTTGTGGCTGTGATGTTTATGATGTGCATTATAGAGTAATGGAATGTTACTGTTGTATTCTCGGTGGTTATGCTGTGGTGGGGTTTATTGTTATCAATTTTGTTTCGAAATTTTGGTGTTAGAAATGTGAGCTTGGGGAGTCAGAATCAGCTAATGGGAGACCGGTTGTGCCTATTTTGAATACTGATGGCATTCTTCCCAAGTTCTTGCCTACTAGGCGTCTAGAGAGTTCCATTCCAGCTAATTCCAGGCTCAAGATTTTCTCCGGGACGGCTAATCCTACTCTTGCTGAGGTTGGCATACATGACGTTCGCATTACTTAAGTGTTTTTGTTTGCGGTGTTTTTTAATTCTTGTTTTGACTATACTAGTTTGCAAGTTGTAGTCCGTTCAAAAGAATTTATAGTTTGTGGCGTGCTTCCTGAATGGGTGGTTCGATGTGAATTGAATTAGTAGTATTTTTGTCGCTTGCAGACAATATGGGCCATATGGCTGTTGCTTCCTTCTCTGCTTTTGAAAACATAAATGCCCTGTTTTTGGAATTGCAAACTTATGGAATAGGGAAATTAGTTAGATAGTAGTGTTGTTTCCATGGATTTCTATTCTTTGTGTCATCAGAGGGTAATTAGTATATCTTCTTATTTGACTATTCAGGAAATTGCGTGGTACATGGGTGTCAAATTGGGAAAAGTTGATGTGAAGCGATTTGCTGATGGTGAAACTTATGTTCAGCTTCAAGAGAGTGTAAGAGGATGTGATGTTTACTTGATTCAGCCCACCTCACCCCCTGCAAATGAGAATCTTATGGAACTCCAAGTAATGATTGATGCTTGTCGAAGGGCGTCGGCCAAAAATATCACTGCAGTGATTCCATATTTTGGATATGCCAGGGCTGATAGAAAGGTACTCTATATCCAATGGGTATCGAAGGGTAATATCATCTGAAAGTATTTGTTTGTTTGGTAGTGTACATTTTAGAGATATTAGGTTAATAAAATAtctgaatataataataaaatctaggatctcttcttttctttctttttttcaatttcagaCTCAAGGTCGTGAATCTATTGCTGCCAAGCTAGTAGCAAATCTCATAACCATTGCTGGTGCTGATCGTGTCATCGCCTGTGACCTCCATTCTGGGCAGTCCATGGGTTATTTTGATATCCCAGTGGACCATGTATATTGTCAGGTAATTAGTCCAAAATGTATAAGATTATCAGCATAGCTAATGTTTTCTTTAactaatgttttatttttatttttttggcaaAGCCTGTTATTCTTGATTATCTTGCCAGCAAGACAATATCTTTTGATGATTTGGTTGTTGTGTCACCTGATGTTGGAGGAGTTGCAAGAGCACGTGCCTTTGCCAAAAAGCTATCTGATGCCCCTCTAGCCATTGTGGACAAAAGGCGTCATGGGCACAATATTGCCGAGGTGATTAAAACAgtatctaattttttatatttaagacACTATCTACTAGTTCCATGAAGATGGTGAAGTAGGCATCCTCAATTAAAACTTCTATATTGAATTCaagtaataattatttatgcTGAATACTGAACCAGTACATAGTGTCATGATCATAAAAGATAAGCATTTGTTTAAACCATCATGAGTTATCCATCTTACAACTTAGTGAAGTTACAATACCTAATGCCTTTAATGATTTGCTGTTTGTTAATTACAGCCATTTTTTGGAAAGTTTGTTCTGTTTTATTACTCTTATATGAATTCAAATGTCCTGATCAATGCTAAATGGCATCCTTTTATATCGCAGGTGATGAATTTGATTGGTGATGTTAAAGGAAAAGTTGCAGTAATGTTAGATGACATGATTGACACTGCTGGTGAGTTTAGTTTATATGTCAAACCCTGAGTTATAAACATTACACTATAGATGATACAAGATGGAAAGTTAAATACTAGAGTGATAGAAGATGAAGAGTTTTAATTTAGCTTAAATTGCATCTGGAAGCTATTTCAACATATACTACTGTCAGTTTGTCAAAACACATctctttttacaaaatatataatttagatCATGCTTTTCAGCATCTTTTGCTTACTGATGtatttttaagttaattatatatcgAGGACTTAGGTACCTGATAAGGACCATATTTATTTTGCATACATTTGGTGTTTGCAAGCTCTAAAGATTTCCTTAAAGCACCAATAATTTAATCTGCCTTCTTTATGGGCTTTAGGAACTATTACTAAGGGTGCAGCTCTTTTGCATGAAGAGGGTGCCAAGGAAGTCTATGCGTGTTGCACGCATGCTGTTTTCAGGTAATGATTATTTATTTGTCACTACTAATCTCCCTAGatgcatatatgtgtgttaatttaattagtttCATGTGGTGCATGAGTATAGGATTTGTTCCTTCTTTATCCTGTCTTTAGAGATATCTGTATCATTTTTGAGACTGGTACAAACACTGAATCATATTTTTGGTCTACATATATATTACTTCATAGTATAAACTAATGCACAACATCAGTCAGCAGATGCATCCATTTTGTCTTTGAGTTACTGATTCAAGACCCTTAAGTTGATAATATACATGGGATCAGTTGTTCTTTGATTGGTTTGGATAATCAGGATTGTTTGCATGGATTGTAAGATTATAGAAGACCACTATTATACTACTGCTTGCCTGCATTTAGCTAAAGGTGTTTATTATGTGTCCGATTTGGTAAAAACTCTGCATTGTTTGGTCCTATATGAAGTGTTGTGTCCCGTACCCATTTTTGAGTGTCAAGTGTCGGCGAGATGCTCAATatattttcaattgaaaattttgatataaaatatatataattgtgtatttTAACAacaaatatgtgtgtgtgtgtgtgtgtgtgtgtgtgtgtgtgtgtgtgtgtgttgaatTAAAATTGAGGTATTTTCTCTTGTTGGTGAACTGTCAAGTTATTCTTTTGGCCAATTTATCGTTAAATGCTTTTTACAATGGCACATacttacaaaattttatttgtcCAGCCCTCCTGCAATTGATAGGTTGTCGAGTGGCCTATTTCAAGAAGTCATAGTAACCAATACAATTCCGATTCCAGACAAGAACTACTTCCCACAGTTGACTGTTCTTTCAGTTGCGAATCTCTTGGGAGAAACCATTTGGCGTGTTCATGATGACTGCTCTGTCAGCAGTATTTTCCAATGAACAGAGGATCAGTGACAGGGTCCCCATCAACGTATGGCAAGCGGAATGTCAAAATCAGATGTTTCGGCATTTTTTGCTCACATATCTCTAGGGTGACTTTCACAACATAATTGAAACTTTCAGTTTTCAGAAAATACACATAATGACGAAAAATGGCGACACAGTAGTGTCCATTTacatattttcataatatatgaACATTAACATATAAGTTGTTTGGGATTTTGGCTAGGGTTAATTTGACACCCTTGATAGTTTTTAGCATGTGCCAAACAATGGTGGTCAGTTAGAGTCAAAAATTATTTGCAATCTCTTTTATGATGTATTCTGCTGAACCAATGTTTAGGCATGGCATGAAATTATGTCCCTAGAAATCTTTTGCAAGATATATACAGGCTTCATTGATAATTTTGGAACCAGTGGGCTATCAATGAATCCTAGTCAACCTCGAACTTGAGATTTTGTTACTGGAATCATTACAACTACTTTAGCCGAAAGGCCTTGCAACAAGGTGGGATTACATAAAAGGATTTTCACTTTCATTCATCAATTGCGGAAATTTGAAATACTTATGAACTCATGCCTTCACAGAGACGGAGTCAAGAACCTTTAACCTCTTGTTATCGAGAGACAATGCTATATATCAGTTGATTTGTAACTGATTACAATTTTAGATAATCTAGGATGCTTTTACCATCAAGATGACTTCCGAGAACCAATCTTATGAAGTCTATATGCCTTATGGTCTTATATTTCGGAGAATTATCTTGAACAAGCTCCGGTAATGGAGCAATATCAGTATCTATATGTGGACTGTGAAATGCAGCAATCGAAAGCCTCTCTTTTACGTTGTTCACAACAGCTCTGTGCTCAATGCTACTGTACTCTCCATTACTGAATACCTGCATTCTCATAATTTCGGTCCCAAATTGATCAAAGTCTTGGTTAATGAAATAAACCAAGTTAGTCATTAGAAAGAGATTGTCTTGTGAAAGTATGTTAACTTACCTCCAGTATGTCTCCGATGTTGACCACTATAGCTCCTGCAATGGGTTTTATAGGCAACCATTTTCGGGATTTCCTGATTTGCAGTCCTTCAACATCATTCACTTGAATCAGCAGTGTGAGTCCGATGGAATCGGAGTGTGGAGTAAGGCCTAAAACCTTGTTGGCTTCGGTACAAGGCGGATAGTAATTCATTCTTACCCCCTGACCACCATCAGGATCGAACTTACTGACGAGACTCTCAGGTTCAACTTTGAGGTTTTCAGCCATTAGCCTTAAGAGCTTGATTGAAAGCTCGTGCATCTTTTCTGAGTACTCTTCTAACGCTGGTCTGATCATAACACGAAATTTCAAACGAAAAAAGAGAGCATTATTCTACCATAAGGTGATCAGATGCTGTTACAAGCGTGCTAGGTGCTGTTACCTGAAGGAAGGAGGAGCTTTAGGCCAGATTTCGGTGTTTTTATTGGAAGATGGACGCGGAAGAAGGAAGAGCATATCAGCCCAATCAAGCTTTTGGTCATCAGAATGAACAAAGGCTTGGCCATAACCTTCAATGCTGTGAGGTAGCTGAGCACTCACCATCTTCTCCTCCAGTGGCAACTTGAAGAACTCTTCTGTGACCGCCTtcattttctcaatttcttccaGTGCCCCGTGATTAATCATCTGTTTCAACATCACAACTTTACTAGTAGTCTCCAGAGAAACCATATAATTTTACATGAACTGTTACCTGAAAGAAGCCCCAGTCTTTGCAAGCCAAGTGAAGCTTTTCGAGCTCAGACTTATATTCTGATGGTCCAACAGCAAACTTGTGCATGTCAATAACTGGAATCTCCAAGGCCTCATCATCTAGCAATTCTTCAGATTCGTACTCCCCTCTTAGATATCGGGGTGGGATTTCAATCAAATTCTTGGAAGCAAGTGACTGCACATTCTCCACCGGAATTGAACCACCATATTGGCTTGAGTTTTCACCCTTTGAACTTCCCATTTGGTCTTTAAAAAGTTCAGTCCTTGGCTCTTTTCCTATAGCTTCCGGTACTACTCTTGCCCAAGCACGTTTAAATAAACAAAAGTAGTCAGGCCGGAGTCTCTATCAGCACAGATCACTACGCCATTAAGATATGGTTATACTGCAAGAATCAATCTATGGATGAAACTGTTGAACACCACAGTCTGGAAGATTACGGTTGACAATATTCCAGCCGGCTTAGTAATTGTCATCAATTTCATAGTTACATTATTTTAAAGAATGTCGTTTTACAAGAGTTCTGTTGCAGTTCACATTGTCTGCCTTTCGAACTACACATTATTTTCTCCtgaatattaatatgaaaaatattgatttatCGATGTTGGATAGTTAAGAGAAATCTGCATTACATACAAATAAAGGACAACACAGTTACCAGGGTCATTTACAAAGCTAAAGATTCACCCCATTCTTATAAAATACACTCTGTATCATAGAAGTTGCGAGGTCCAACTTACAAgacaataaattataaatctatGATATATCACATTACTTTCGATTCAGACTACTCTATACATTCTATCAAAATTTACATTCCTGCTGATGATTTTTCGTAAACCAGAGCcccaaaaatcataataaaatgtGTATTCGCCTGCAATGATGCTATCATGCTAGAGCCACACATGATCTTCTCCAACCATGTTGATACGGCAGCCTTATGCATAGAGTACAACCATGCAACAGAGTCGTACTGAGAGGATCACGTTTTTCGTCTAATTGAGCCCCTAATATTATCTCCTTGTCTGTAAAAAGTAATTAATTACaacaaaaaagtaatataagTAACAATTCTATCAAGGAAGCATAAGATATCTCCAATGACAAAAATGTTACAAATAATAATCCTGTCAAGCTACTTGGTCTTCAGAATCTAAAATTGCTGTTGAGACATCATAACTTACGTATTATGAATTCGGGGGTCAACCAGGTGCCTGCAATTCTTACTCCCAATCTTCCTCTTCGAAGATCTCGGGGTGTACGACTGCACTAGTAACATTAAGGGCCTTTTGAAGCTTCCGCTGATCAAATACTTCAACTGTTATCAAGAAGGTTGAACTCACAGGCCGGTGGTCTGAGAGCCACATTTCTGCTCGGTTGTAGGATAGCTGCTTTATGCCTTTACCTAACCAAAGTATACGATCGCACCTGCCAAGCAAGAGTCATGAGAAAAAATGTTTTTATTCAGATAATGTTCTCCATCTGGCAGGTTCTAAGAAATATTAGCATACCATGCTGGAGATCTTTTCTTTTCCCC
This region includes:
- the LOC108206173 gene encoding ribose-phosphate pyrophosphokinase 1 codes for the protein MASMLIPTPPSCSTSSSSSLFSLRRSGAFLPSDFRARFAVKCELGESESANGRPVVPILNTDGILPKFLPTRRLESSIPANSRLKIFSGTANPTLAEEIAWYMGVKLGKVDVKRFADGETYVQLQESVRGCDVYLIQPTSPPANENLMELQVMIDACRRASAKNITAVIPYFGYARADRKTQGRESIAAKLVANLITIAGADRVIACDLHSGQSMGYFDIPVDHVYCQPVILDYLASKTISFDDLVVVSPDVGGVARARAFAKKLSDAPLAIVDKRRHGHNIAEVMNLIGDVKGKVAVMLDDMIDTAGTITKGAALLHEEGAKEVYACCTHAVFSPPAIDRLSSGLFQEVIVTNTIPIPDKNYFPQLTVLSVANLLGETIWRVHDDCSVSSIFQ
- the LOC108207842 gene encoding S-norcoclaurine synthase 1, which translates into the protein MGSSKGENSSQYGGSIPVENVQSLASKNLIEIPPRYLRGEYESEELLDDEALEIPVIDMHKFAVGPSEYKSELEKLHLACKDWGFFQMINHGALEEIEKMKAVTEEFFKLPLEEKMVSAQLPHSIEGYGQAFVHSDDQKLDWADMLFLLPRPSSNKNTEIWPKAPPSFRPALEEYSEKMHELSIKLLRLMAENLKVEPESLVSKFDPDGGQGVRMNYYPPCTEANKVLGLTPHSDSIGLTLLIQVNDVEGLQIRKSRKWLPIKPIAGAIVVNIGDILEVFSNGEYSSIEHRAVVNNVKERLSIAAFHSPHIDTDIAPLPELVQDNSPKYKTIRHIDFIRLVLGSHLDGKSILDYLKL